The window GTCAGCTTCGGTTCGCCAAGGACGTCGTCTGCGCCTGGGCCTGCATCGTCGTCGTAGCTCCGAAGCGCCTCGAGCACGCTCGAGAGCCCGAAAACGGCGTTTCGGTCGGCGGGCACTTTTGCGGCGTGGCCGCTCTCTCCGTCGATCGTGATCGTCCCCTCGCACTGGCCTCGAGCGGCAATGCAGACGTCGAGATCGGTCGGCTCGCCGACGATGAACCTGTCTGCAGCGGGAGCCAGCGACTCCTCGAGTCCCGCCGCGCCAGTCATCAGCGTCTCCTCGTCGGTGGTGATCGCAAGCGTCAGTGTCCCGGCCTCGGGCTCGACACGCAGAAACGCGGCGAGCAGGGCCGCAAGTGGTCCCTTCGCGTCGCACGCACCGCGTCCGCGGACGATGTCGCCCTCGCGTTCGTAGGGGACGTGCGGAGCGACGGTGTCGATGTGGGTGTTCAGGACGATGTGCGGGCCGTCAGCGTTGCCGTGGCCGCGTGTTGCGAGCACGTTTCCGAGATTGTCGACTTCGGGCTCGAGGCCGGCGTCCTCGAGCGTGTCGACCAGCAGATCACGCATTTCGGTCACGTCCTCGTGTGAGGGCGTCGAGACGGCGTCGGCGTGGAACTGGGCGATATCGAACGCCATTACTGCTCGAGTCGCGTCACGTCCTCGAGTGTCTCTCGACGGCGTCCAATGCGCGCCTCGCCGTCCTCGAGGACGACCTCGGCTGGCTTTGGCTGCGAGTGGAACTGATTCGCGAGTTCGTAGCCGTAGGAGCCGGCGTTGCCGATTGCGAGGATATCGTTGCGCTCCGGTCGCGCAATCGGTCGGTCGTGGGCGAAGACGTCCGCGCTGGTACAGACCGGGCCGCCGACGGTAACCTCGAGCGGCTCGCGGCCGGGCGCGCTGACGTTCAGCATCGGGTGGTAAGACCCGAACATCGCCGGGCGGATCAGCGTCGAGAGACTGGCGTCGACGCCGACGACGGTCGTGTCGGGTGCCTCCTTGATCGTGTTGACTTCCGAGAGGATCAGCCCCGCGTCGGCGACGATGTATCGGCCGGGCTCGAGTTTGAGTTGTGCCTCGAGGTCGCCGACGGCGTCGCGGACCATGTTTGACGTTTTTGTGAGGTCGAGCGGCTGTTCGTCCTCGCGGTAGGGAACGCCGTAACCGCCGCCGATATCGACGAATTCGAGGTCGTCGTCGCCGACGCGGCGGGCCATGTCGCCGATGCGCTCGATTGCTCGGCAGTGGTCCTCGAGGTCGTCGGTCAGAACGCCGCTGCCGGCGTGGGCATGAATCCCGACGAGGTCGAAGTCCTCGCGCACGCGGTCTGCGACCTCGGGAACGCGCTCGTAGGGAATCCCGAACTTCGCGTCCGCGCCGGTTGCGACCTTCTCGTGGTGACCCGTTCCGATACCCGGATTGATTCGGATGGCGATTCGGCCGTCGTAGCCGCGTTCGTTGAGGCGCTCGAGCGTGTCGAGCGCGCCGATGGTGATCGTCAGTCCAGGGTTTTCCGCCCCTAACTCTGCGGCGTAATCGAGGTCGTGTGCGGGTGGGTTGACCGCCGTGTACTGGAGTTCGTTCGGATCCGCGCCTGCCTCAATCGAGCGCTGGAGTTCTCCCCAGGCAGCACACTCGATGGTGCCGCCGGCCTCGAGGACGGCCTCGAGCACCGCCTTTCCAGTGTGAGCCTTCGCGGCGTACATGACGTGTGCGTCCGGAAACGCGTTCGAAAAGCGGGTATAGTTCGCTTTCACGCGATCGAGATCCATCACATACAGCGGCGTGTCGTACTCGGAAGCGAGATCCTCGAGTTGCTCGAGGTCCCAGTCGTCGAGCCGGCGGACAGCCAGTGACTCGGCGTTGTCGGTCATTACCCGCTTCAAGTGACCGCGAGGATTCAAGCGTTTGGGTTCGGAGTTGTGCGTCCGCCGTCTCAGAGTGTGTGGGGATGATACCGTCACCTGTGTCCTCGAGTTTGTCACAGTCGCCCGGTTAGTGAACCAGAAACAGAATTAAGTAATTCGGAGTGGAAGTATTACCCATGTCAAGTAATACTACCGGCGAAGAGCGTATTGTCTCTGTCACCGAAAAAGGACAGGCGACGATTCCGAAGCAACTCCGGGAGAAACACGGGATTCCTGCACCAGGGCGGGTCAAATTCGTCGAGAACGAAGACGGAGAAATCGTTGTTCATCCGGTGGGTTCAATGCGCGAGTTCCGCGGCCTCGAGCGCGACGGCAGCGAGGACCAGCCTGCAACAGCAGTTCTTCGCGAGGAACGCGACCGTGACAAACAGCGAGCGGATGACCTCGTCGAGCGCTTTTCCAGCGAGTCAGAGGACGCATGACAGAGACGATTGTGTTCGATACGGAGCCGCTCATTGCCTACTTGGACGACGAGCCAGGGAGTGATACTGTCGAAACGTGGATCGACCGCGTTGCCGCCGGTGAGGTTGAGGGGTATATCAGTCCAGTAACGAAAACAGAGGTTCTCTACGTTGGTTCTCGGGTTGGGTTCCGTCCTGGGGCTGTCCGGGCAAGCCTCGAGCGTCTCGAAGAGTTGGGGGTCTCAGTCTCCGATCCGCGCGAGTGTTGGGACAGTGCAGCAGCCCTCAAAGAAGCGTACACGATGGCACTCGGCGATGCATATGCCCTTGCAACAGCTGATACTGTGGATGGGGCACTTCTCGTCGGTGCCGACGATGATTTCGATGATGTAGACGCCGACATCGTACGGTTCCGCGACGAGCCAGCGTAACGACTCGTCGAATCACCAGCGTGGAATATATTGGACCGAAACGAAACGTGGTGGTCGTTATTCGCGCAGCGCGTCTTCTCGCTCGGTCGCCTCGAGCGTCTCTTCTTCGACATCAGTCGCGACGACGGCAGGCTTGAACGCACCGCCCTCGAAGAGGTCGTGATCGCTGACGGAGGATTCGACGAAGCGCGTGAACGCACGGCGGTTTGCGGGCAGTTCGCCGTAAATGACCTCTTCCTCGACAAGGTCGTAGACCGGAATTCGCGGCGTCAGCAGCGTGTTCTCGCCGACGATGCTGTTTTCGCCGACGACGAATCCAGAGGTGACGCGACAGCCAGCGCCGAGCGAGACGTTGTCCTCGACGATGACCGGGGCGGACTCGACGGGCTCGAGGACACCGCCGATGAGCGTGTTCGCGCCGAGTTTGACGTTCTCACCGATCTGGGCGCAGGAACCGACCGTATCACAGGAGTCGACGAGCGTGCCGTCGCCGACGTACGCGCCGATGTTGACGAAGCTCGGGCTCATCATAATGCAATCAGAACCGAGGTACGCACCGCGGCGGACGGCCGTCCCATTCGGTGTGTTTCGGGTGCCACGCTCGCCCAAGTCCTCGGTCTCTCGGAGCGGGAGCACATCGTAGTGCTCGACGCCGCCGTACTCGAAGGCCTGATTCTCGCGCAGGCCGAAATTGAGCAGAATTCCTTGTTTGACCCACTCGTTGGCCCCCCACTCGCCACCGCGCTTTTCGGCTGCGCGGATGTCGCCGTCCTCGAGTGCGGACAAGAATGCCTCGAGCGTGGCGTGTTCGTCCTCGCCGGCGGACTGGGCGTCGACCTCGCCGTTCTGTTTGCGCTCCCACAGCGTCTCGATGTCGGTCTCGAGCGTACTCATGACTGTCCGAGGATGGCGGGTGCAGGGCTAAAATTCCATCCATTCGCGCCGACTCAATCGGCGAGGACGTCCGCGAAATCGTAGCTTCCGGGTTCGCGGTCGGCAAGCCAGACCGCCGCGTCGACTGCGCCAGCGGCGAAGACGCCGCGATCCTCGGCGCGATGGGTCAGTCGGACCTCCTCGTGATTGTCCGCGATGACAATTTCGTGCTCGCCGGTCACGTTCCCCGCTCGGAGAACATGGACGCCGATTTCGCCTTCCTCGCGCGGATCGAAGCCTTCGCGGCCGTGTTTCCGGCCGCTAAAGTCGCCATTCGCTTCGATCTCCTCGAGCAAGCGATTCGCCGTCCCGCTGGGTGCGTCGCGTTTCTGGTTGTGATGCGTCTCGACGAGTTCCACGTCGTAGCCCGCCAGATCCTGGACGGCGTCGCCGACGACGTTGACGAGCGCCTGGACGCCGCGGGCGAAGTTCGGCGCGTGAAGGAGCGGGGTGGCTTCGCTCGTCGCCTCGAGGTGCTCACGCTGGTCGTCGTCGAAACCCGTCGTGCCCGTAACGAACGCAACGCCCGCGTTGGCACAGGCCTGGGCGTACTCGAGGGCGGAGTCAGGACCGGTGAAATCGATCACGGCCGTCGGCTCGTACTCGTGGACGAGGTCCGCGAACTCGCGTGCGGGTTCGACAGCAATGCCATCGACCGTTGCGCCGTCGGGATCGCGATTCACCGCAAACGCGACCTCGCAGTCGTCGTGCTTGTCGACGGCGGCAATCACTTCCTGTCCCATCCGGCCCGTCGCGCCGGTGACGCCGATCCGAACCGTCATCGATCACCCTCCGCTCCGGCCGGGTCGGCGACCGCAGGCGACGAGTTCTCGAGCGCAGCGAGGACGGCCTCGAGATCGTCGCGATACTCCTCAGAGAGACGGGACAGCGGTGGGCGCATCCGAGCTGGACCGTAGCCGCGGATCTGCATGGCTTCCTTGACCGGGATCGGATTGGTCTCGACGAACAGTTCGCGGAACAGTGGTCCGAGTTCGTGGTGCAAGTTCTGTGCGCGCGCGTAGTCGCCGTCGAGTGCCGCACCGACCATCGCGCAGGTCCGTTCGGGTTCGATGTTCGCTGCAACGCTGATCGCGCCGGTCGCGCCGACCGAAATCATCGGCAGTGTGAGTGCGTCGTCGCCCGACAGCACTGCAAAGTCTTCGTCGGTCGTCCGCTCGGCGATTTCGCCGATCTGGCCGAGGTCGCCGCTTGCGGCCTTGTAGCCCGCGATGTTCTCGTGGCTGGCGAGTTCGACCGCTGTGTCCGGTTCGATATTCTGGCCCGTTCTCGAGGGCACGTTGTAGACGATCTGGGGTAGATCGACGGCGTCTGCGATTGTTTGGAAATGCTCGAGCAAGCCGCGCTGTTCGGGCTTGTTGTAGTACGGCGAGATGAGGAGCAGGCCGTCAGCGCCTGCGTCAGCCGCGCGCTCGGACAGCTCGAGCGCTTCGCGGGTGTTGTTCGAGCCGGTACCCGCGATGACGGGCACATCCTCAACGGCCTCGATGACTGCCTCGACGACACGGACGTGTTCGTCGTGAGTCAGCGTCGCCGATTCGCCGGTCGAGCCAACTGGAACAAGGCCGTCGACGCCGGCGGCCTCGAGGCGCTGGGCATCCGTCTGCAGTGTTTCGAAGTCGATCTGTTCGTCCTCGTCGAAGGGCGTACACATTGCTGGGAAGACGCCCTCGAAGTCGATTGGTGAACTCATGGTGATTGGGTGTATGTCGGTGGCCACCGACCGTTCGTGGGTGGTGTGTCGGTCAGCAGCCTGTAGTAGTTGTTGATCGGTCGTCGCGCCGAATCGCGCCCGGAACGGGGTGCCACGCCCGCACTGAGCACATCAGTTGCTGCGTTTCAGGCGTTTCGAAACGGCGGAAAAACGAGCGGCGTCGCTTACGATGGGGTCGACACGTAGGGAAGCGACGCGACGCATACTCGAGCAACGAACGGCCGGAAACTTAGCCGTTGTGACTTGGCGCAGTTGGTGCAAGCGAACGCAGGGAGATGAACTGGGCAACCAGCCTGTCAGTCGCGCCCGCCGGTTGCTCAGCAAAATCGTGAACAACCGTTATGCTCTGAGACAGCCTGTAGGATAGCGGTGAGTGAGATGTTGCAAGTAGATCCCAGAGACATTGTTCAGCACGAAATCGAGGCGGTCTGGAACGACGAGGACCTCGAGAAAATCGACGAACTCGTGGCCGAGGAGTTCGTTTACCACAACCCGATGGTCGCCGAGGAGGTGCGCGGTCCCGACGGCTATCGGCAGCTTGTCGAGGAGTTCCGCGGTGCGATGACTGATTTCCACATGGAGATTGACGCACAGATTGCAGACGATGATACTGGACTGGTCGCGACACGATTTCGCACAACTGGCACCCACGACCGAGACCTGATGGGCGTCGAGGCGACCGGCAACGAGATCGATGTGACGGGGATGCTGTTCGACCGCATCGAAGACGGCACACTCGTCGAACGATATGTCAACGACGACGCCTACGGCTTCATGCGCCAGCTCGGACTGATCGATCAGCACCCGTTCTGACCGCCGCAATCACCATTTTTCAGTAACCGATTTTGTGTGTCAGTTGGACACATACCGTGTCCGCTTCCCACGAGCTTTATACGTTTGAATACGAATTACCCACCGCACATGAATAATACCGGCCTTAAGCTTCGGATGGCAGTCGTCGGAACCATCCTCTTTGCGCTGTACTTTGGCGCAGCACTCGTCTTCGATGCGATGTTCCCTAACGTTGGCCTCCTGCCAATACTGGCGGTCAGCCTCGTTCTTCTCCCCGCCGCACAGTACAAAATCGGCAAATGGATGGCGCTTCGTGGCACCGAAGAGATGCCAGACGAAGGCCAATACCGTCAGATTCACCAGATGACCGAATCCCTCGCACGCGATATGGGCATGGACAAACCCAAACTCGTCGTGCAGGATATGGGCGTCCCGAACGCCTTCGCAACCGGCCGCCGCAGTGCCGGCGTCGTCTGCGTTTCGAACGAACTCATCCGACTGCTCGACCGTGACGAACTCGAGGGCGTCATCGCTCACGAGCTCGCCCATCTGGACAACCGCGATACGATCACGATGATCATCGGCCAGTCGATTGGAATGATCGTGAGCTACGCGGTCTTCTTCCTGCTTCGCGACGACAACAACTTCCTCGTCGCCTATGCAGGCTCCGTCGTCGCCCAGATGCTGACAATGATCTTCGTGATGGCCATCTCCCGGTACCGCGAGTACGTCGCCGACGACGACGCTCGCCAGTACATTGGCAGCGGCGAACCACTCGCCCGCGCCCTCGAGAAGATTTCCCGTGGCTCCGAAGGCCGCGAATCCCGCGTCGACGACAACGTCAGCGCGCTGTGCATCCTGAACGTCGACCGGAGCTTCCTGCAACAGATCTTCTCGACGCACCCACCGACGGAAAAGCGCATCGAGAAACTCCGCAGCTAACTCTCACGGGTCGCGTTTTTTCGTCAGCTTCGTTCGCCTTGAGGAGCGGCTGCCGTGTGACCGGAACGATGCGCATTTTTAACGCTGGCCATACCAACGTAGGCTATGACCGAGATTCACCCCGGCCAGCGCGTCGCCATGCTCGTGGATGCGCAAAATCTCTATCACACGGCACAGAGCCTCTACAGCCGAAATATCGACTATTCGTCCCTTCTCGAAAAGGGCGTCCAGAACCGAGAACTCACGCGCGCGATTGCGTACGTTATCCGCGCAGATTCGCCCGAAGAGGAGAGCTTCTTCGATGCGCTGGTCGATATCGGCTTTGAGACGAAGATCAAGGACATCAAGACGTTCGCCGATGGCTCGAAAAAGGCCGACTGGGACGTTGGGATGAGCCTGGATGCGGTGACGCTCGCGAATCACATCGATACGCTCGTGCTCTGTACGGGCGACGGCGACTTCTCTCGCTTGTGTTCACACCTGCGTCACGAAGGCGTCCGCGTCGAAGTAATGGCGTTTGAATCCTCAACTGCTGAAGAACTCATCGATGCGGCAGATTCCTTTATCGATCTAGGTGAGCGACACGAAACGTTCCTCCTATAATAGCTCGCACGTGGCGAGTACACCTACTTTTTGCGTGCGGTACACGCATCTCGAGCAGTCGCTGTCAACACGGCACCCGTCCCAACGAGCAGTGCTACCCCAGTGAGACCGGCAATGAGAGACGGATCGAGTGTTGACGAACCGAGGAACGCCAGCCCGCTGATCGCCAGGAGCCCAACCCCGAGGGCGATCTGTGTCAGATCCATTACGAACTCGAGTATACAGCCAGAGTATATAATGGCCATGATATTTGACTGAAAATGGTGCGAGTCGTCGTCCGAGCAGGTCGAAGGGCTTTCGACGCACCACACCAAAGCGAGGGCAATGACTGACGCCACCGACGGCAACGCGGGCCTGCCGGCGCTGCGGACGATTGCGGACTACCAGTTCGGCGCGGGTGCAGGGGAGGCACTCTTTCCCACGGCGGAAACCGACTCGCTCACGGTCAAACGCACCTCATCCGGCCGACCGCGACAGGTCCACGCCGATGCTGGCCGACTCGTCTCGTTCGGCACTGACGGGCGCTTTACCCTCGGTCTCGAGGGCGGCCGGCGCCTCAAAGCAGCCCTCGAGCATCCTGCGTACCGCATCGTCGTCGATGACGAGAGCGAACCGTTCGTCCGCGACGAGAAGAACGTCTTTTCGAAGTTCGTCCTCGAAGCGGGGTCCGAGATTCGGCCAGGCGATGAGGTGCTCGTCGTCCACGAACGTGGCGAGTTGATCGCAGTCGGCCGTGCGGAACTGGATGCCGCCGCAATCGGCGAGTTTGAGACCGGCGTGGCAGTCTTCGTTCGCGAAGGCGCGCCGGCGGAGTAGTGTGGTGACGGGAACTCGCAGTGTGAGCGCAGTTACGATGAGAGCGCGCCGGGAGAGTGTTTCCGTGAGACGGGATAATACCGAGCGACGAGTCCGGCGGCGACGGCAGCCCCACACAGTATGAGCGCGTCATCTGGCCGGCCAGTGAAGACACCACCAAGGGCGAGGACGCTGCCAAGGCCCAACAGCACGGGAACCGGTCTCGAAACGCGCGCTCGGATCGCAAGCGTTCCCGCGAGATAGAGCCCGCCGAGTACGATACCGGCCAGGACATCACCCGGGTAATGAACGCCAAGTGCAACTCGTGAGAGCGCAACAAGGACAATAATGGCCACGCAGACGGCGACCCGCTGTCGACGGGAGCCACGCGTGGAATCGACCGCGACGAGCCCCCAGAAGACGGTTGCAGCGATGGCGTGTCCGCTCGGGAAACTCGAGGAGGTAAAACCCAGTCCGAGGTCGTACAGTATTGAGAGCCCGGCAGGCAGGAGGTCGGGGCCAAACGGTGGATTGGTTGCAGGACGCGGGACCGAGAACAGCGGTTTGAGTGTCACGAAAATGCCGTAGCCGCCGATAACGATGCCAGACCACGTCATCGTCCGGCGGCGATCACCGAACAGCGACGCCCAGAGCAGCCCCGGGATCACGACGTAGACGCTCCCGAGAAACGAGATGATGAGCAATGCGACCGCTAGCCAGACCGGAATCGCATTCGTGAGTCCATCGACGACCGTGCCGTCGAATAGCATTATCTTCGCTAACGAGAACAACATCAAAAAAGACTGGAGTGACTTTCTCGTGTGGAAAATCCGCTTGACGATTTATACTGACAAACGTGATACCGTTGGCTATCGGTCGCTGCGAATGGTCGGCATACCGTTGTCCAGGTTGTGCCGCCGGAACCGCGCTCCAACTCCCTGATGACGCCCCCTCCACGAAGCAAGTGATGTCGACAACGACAGCCCTCCTCGAGTCCGTTCTGGCAGTTGTTCACCTCGTAGGTATGCCCGCATTGTTTGTCATCTTCGTGCTTAAGGGAGCGCTCATTGGGAAAGTGTTTCCGACAAGTGTGTTCCTCTCGGGATACGTTGCCGTGATCGGGCCGACCTACTGGGGAGCCGTCACTATCGTCGTGTTGGTAACGGTCGCTCACGTGCTCGGACAGGGAGCCATCTTCGCGGGAAGCAGACGCTACGGAAAGGATGTCCTCTCGATGCTGCCGTATCTTCCGTTCGATCCAGCGTCACAAACGTTCCAACGGGTCG is drawn from Natronolimnobius sp. AArcel1 and contains these coding sequences:
- a CDS encoding NYN domain-containing protein gives rise to the protein MTEIHPGQRVAMLVDAQNLYHTAQSLYSRNIDYSSLLEKGVQNRELTRAIAYVIRADSPEEESFFDALVDIGFETKIKDIKTFADGSKKADWDVGMSLDAVTLANHIDTLVLCTGDGDFSRLCSHLRHEGVRVEVMAFESSTAEELIDAADSFIDLGERHETFLL
- a CDS encoding ester cyclase is translated as MLQVDPRDIVQHEIEAVWNDEDLEKIDELVAEEFVYHNPMVAEEVRGPDGYRQLVEEFRGAMTDFHMEIDAQIADDDTGLVATRFRTTGTHDRDLMGVEATGNEIDVTGMLFDRIEDGTLVERYVNDDAYGFMRQLGLIDQHPF
- a CDS encoding M48 family metallopeptidase, which translates into the protein MNNTGLKLRMAVVGTILFALYFGAALVFDAMFPNVGLLPILAVSLVLLPAAQYKIGKWMALRGTEEMPDEGQYRQIHQMTESLARDMGMDKPKLVVQDMGVPNAFATGRRSAGVVCVSNELIRLLDRDELEGVIAHELAHLDNRDTITMIIGQSIGMIVSYAVFFLLRDDNNFLVAYAGSVVAQMLTMIFVMAISRYREYVADDDARQYIGSGEPLARALEKISRGSEGRESRVDDNVSALCILNVDRSFLQQIFSTHPPTEKRIEKLRS
- a CDS encoding M20 family metallopeptidase — protein: MAFDIAQFHADAVSTPSHEDVTEMRDLLVDTLEDAGLEPEVDNLGNVLATRGHGNADGPHIVLNTHIDTVAPHVPYEREGDIVRGRGACDAKGPLAALLAAFLRVEPEAGTLTLAITTDEETLMTGAAGLEESLAPAADRFIVGEPTDLDVCIAARGQCEGTITIDGESGHAAKVPADRNAVFGLSSVLEALRSYDDDAGPGADDVLGEPKLTATMLEAGEAPNRVPDATTLTFDRRSVPPETSESFQGALQEYLEERVPDALEASVDLIRPDTPFPKAFVTESDDPLVQTLADESGGEVRPFGAATEAGFFATHAPTVVFGPGVLSDDEGGVAHAEREYVRLSDIETAADTLESTLESLGI
- the lysA gene encoding diaminopimelate decarboxylase, which translates into the protein MTDNAESLAVRRLDDWDLEQLEDLASEYDTPLYVMDLDRVKANYTRFSNAFPDAHVMYAAKAHTGKAVLEAVLEAGGTIECAAWGELQRSIEAGADPNELQYTAVNPPAHDLDYAAELGAENPGLTITIGALDTLERLNERGYDGRIAIRINPGIGTGHHEKVATGADAKFGIPYERVPEVADRVREDFDLVGIHAHAGSGVLTDDLEDHCRAIERIGDMARRVGDDDLEFVDIGGGYGVPYREDEQPLDLTKTSNMVRDAVGDLEAQLKLEPGRYIVADAGLILSEVNTIKEAPDTTVVGVDASLSTLIRPAMFGSYHPMLNVSAPGREPLEVTVGGPVCTSADVFAHDRPIARPERNDILAIGNAGSYGYELANQFHSQPKPAEVVLEDGEARIGRRRETLEDVTRLEQ
- a CDS encoding phosphatase PAP2 family protein; protein product: MLFDGTVVDGLTNAIPVWLAVALLIISFLGSVYVVIPGLLWASLFGDRRRTMTWSGIVIGGYGIFVTLKPLFSVPRPATNPPFGPDLLPAGLSILYDLGLGFTSSSFPSGHAIAATVFWGLVAVDSTRGSRRQRVAVCVAIIVLVALSRVALGVHYPGDVLAGIVLGGLYLAGTLAIRARVSRPVPVLLGLGSVLALGGVFTGRPDDALILCGAAVAAGLVARYYPVSRKHSPGALSS
- the dapB gene encoding 4-hydroxy-tetrahydrodipicolinate reductase, encoding MTVRIGVTGATGRMGQEVIAAVDKHDDCEVAFAVNRDPDGATVDGIAVEPAREFADLVHEYEPTAVIDFTGPDSALEYAQACANAGVAFVTGTTGFDDDQREHLEATSEATPLLHAPNFARGVQALVNVVGDAVQDLAGYDVELVETHHNQKRDAPSGTANRLLEEIEANGDFSGRKHGREGFDPREEGEIGVHVLRAGNVTGEHEIVIADNHEEVRLTHRAEDRGVFAAGAVDAAVWLADREPGSYDFADVLAD
- a CDS encoding PIN domain-containing protein, which translates into the protein MTETIVFDTEPLIAYLDDEPGSDTVETWIDRVAAGEVEGYISPVTKTEVLYVGSRVGFRPGAVRASLERLEELGVSVSDPRECWDSAAALKEAYTMALGDAYALATADTVDGALLVGADDDFDDVDADIVRFRDEPA
- a CDS encoding DedA family protein is translated as MSTTTALLESVLAVVHLVGMPALFVIFVLKGALIGKVFPTSVFLSGYVAVIGPTYWGAVTIVVLVTVAHVLGQGAIFAGSRRYGKDVLSMLPYLPFDPASQTFQRVEQWFHQYGGVAVFVTNVIPWSRGLIAIPAGVSSYPSGRYLVHVGTSTLLYHAVYVAVPLVGLALFA
- a CDS encoding PUA domain-containing protein, encoding MTDATDGNAGLPALRTIADYQFGAGAGEALFPTAETDSLTVKRTSSGRPRQVHADAGRLVSFGTDGRFTLGLEGGRRLKAALEHPAYRIVVDDESEPFVRDEKNVFSKFVLEAGSEIRPGDEVLVVHERGELIAVGRAELDAAAIGEFETGVAVFVREGAPAE
- a CDS encoding 2,3,4,5-tetrahydropyridine-2,6-dicarboxylate N-succinyltransferase, with translation MSTLETDIETLWERKQNGEVDAQSAGEDEHATLEAFLSALEDGDIRAAEKRGGEWGANEWVKQGILLNFGLRENQAFEYGGVEHYDVLPLRETEDLGERGTRNTPNGTAVRRGAYLGSDCIMMSPSFVNIGAYVGDGTLVDSCDTVGSCAQIGENVKLGANTLIGGVLEPVESAPVIVEDNVSLGAGCRVTSGFVVGENSIVGENTLLTPRIPVYDLVEEEVIYGELPANRRAFTRFVESSVSDHDLFEGGAFKPAVVATDVEEETLEATEREDALRE
- a CDS encoding AbrB/MazE/SpoVT family DNA-binding domain-containing protein, giving the protein MSSNTTGEERIVSVTEKGQATIPKQLREKHGIPAPGRVKFVENEDGEIVVHPVGSMREFRGLERDGSEDQPATAVLREERDRDKQRADDLVERFSSESEDA
- the dapA gene encoding 4-hydroxy-tetrahydrodipicolinate synthase encodes the protein MSSPIDFEGVFPAMCTPFDEDEQIDFETLQTDAQRLEAAGVDGLVPVGSTGESATLTHDEHVRVVEAVIEAVEDVPVIAGTGSNNTREALELSERAADAGADGLLLISPYYNKPEQRGLLEHFQTIADAVDLPQIVYNVPSRTGQNIEPDTAVELASHENIAGYKAASGDLGQIGEIAERTTDEDFAVLSGDDALTLPMISVGATGAISVAANIEPERTCAMVGAALDGDYARAQNLHHELGPLFRELFVETNPIPVKEAMQIRGYGPARMRPPLSRLSEEYRDDLEAVLAALENSSPAVADPAGAEGDR